A stretch of the Neofelis nebulosa isolate mNeoNeb1 chromosome 1, mNeoNeb1.pri, whole genome shotgun sequence genome encodes the following:
- the CCNG1 gene encoding cyclin-G1, with protein MIEVLTTTDSQKLLHQLNALLEQESRCQPKVCGLRLIESAHDNGLRMTARLRDFEVKDLLSLTQFFGFDTETFSLAVNLLDRFLSKMKVQPKHLGCVGLSCFYLAVKSIEEERNVPLATDLIRISQYRFTVSDLMRMEKIVLEKVCWKVKATTAFQFLQLYYSLIQENLPVERKNSLNFERLEAQLKACHCRIIFSKAKPSVLALSIIALEIQAQKCVELTEGIECLQTHSKISGRDLTFWQELVSKCLTEYSSNKCSKPNVQKLKWIVSGRTARQLKHSYYRITHLPTIPEMVP; from the exons ATGATAGAGGTACTGACAACAACTGACTCTCAGAAACTGCTACACCAGCTGAATGCCCTGTTGGAACAGGAGTCGAGATGTCAGCCAAAGGTCTGCGGCTTGAGACTAATCGAATCTGCACACGATAATGGCCTCAGAATGACTGCAAGGCTAAGGGACTTTGAAGTAAAAGATCTTCTTAGTCTAACTCAGTTCTTTGGCTTCGACACGGAGACATTTTCTCTAGCTGTGAATTTACTGGACAGATTCCTGTCCAAAATGAAG GTACAGCCCAAACACCTTGGGTGTGTTGGGCTGAGCTGCTTCTATCTGGCTGTAAAATcaatagaagaggaaaggaatGTCCCATTGGCAACTGACTTGATCCGAATAAGCCAGTATAGGTTCACAGTTTCAGACTTGATGAGAATGGAAAAGATTGTATTGGAGAAGGTGTGTTGGAAAGTCAAAGCTACTACTGCCTTTCAATTTCTGCAACTCTACTATTCACTTATTCAAGAGAACTTGCCAGTTGAAAG gaagaatagCCTTAATTTTGAAAGACTAGAAGCTCAGCTTAAGGCATGCCACTGCAGGATCATATTTTCTAAAgcaaag cCTTCTGTGTTGGCATTGTCTATCATTGCACTGGAGATCCAAGCACAGAAGTGTGTAGAGTTAACAGAAGGAATAGAATGTCTTCAGACACATTCCAAG ATAAGTGGCAGAGATTTGACCTTCTGGCAAGAGCTTGTATCCAAGTGTTTAACTGAATATTCATCAAACAAGTGTTCCAAACCAAATGTTCAAAAGTTGAAATGGATTGTTTCTGGACGTACAGCACGGCAATTGAAACATAGTTACTACAGAATAACCCACCTTCCAACAATTCCTGAAATGGTCCCTTAA